In Mercurialis annua linkage group LG6, ddMerAnnu1.2, whole genome shotgun sequence, the following are encoded in one genomic region:
- the LOC126685820 gene encoding NAC domain-containing protein 2 yields MQGKSSCELPPGFRFHPTDEELIMYYLRNQATSKPCPVSIIHEVDIYKFDPWQLPEKAEFGEKEWYFFSPRDRKYPNGVRPNRATVSGYWKATGTDKAIYSASTYVGVKKALVFYKGKPPKGIKTDWIMHEYRLNDSTKYTIKQNGSMRLDDWVLCRIYKKKNVSRHLLEEKIEDTDTKLDKPGVHDATQQQQILKFPRTFSLTHLLELDYMVPISQLLSDNTYTSCFDFQSTMTNCGTGNVEKFQQGEIPQQHTDSGKLQVNQGSIFNQSLFANPMAYEFK; encoded by the exons ATGCAAGGAAAAAGTAGCTGTGAATTACCTCCTGGTTTTAGGTTCCACCCAACTGATGAGGAATTGATCATGTATTACCTTCGTAACCAAGCAACATCTAAGCCATGCCCTGTCTCCATAATACATGAAGTTGATATATACAAGTTTGATCCCTGGCAATTACCTG AGAAAGCAGAATTTGGTGAAAAGGAATGGTACTTTTTCAGCCCTCGTGACCGGAAGTATCCGAATGGCGTAAGGCCTAACCGAGCAACAGTTTCTGGGTATTGGAAGGCTACTGGCACAGATAAGGCCATTTACAGTGCTTCTACTTATGTGGGTGTCAAGAAAGCTCTTGTGTTTTACAAAGGGAAGCCACCGAAGGGTATTAAAACTGATTGGATCATGCATGAATATCGTTTAAATGATTCAACAAAGTATACCATCAAACAAAATGGATCCATGAGA CTGGATGATTGGGTCTTGTGTAGAATTTATAAGAAGAAGAACGTATCAAGACACTTATTAGAGGAGAAGATTGAAGATACAGATACCAAATTGGACAAACCTGGTGTTCATGATGCTACTCAACAACAGCAAATCTTGAAATTTCCGAGGACCTTTTCGCTTACTCATCTATTAGAATTGGATTACATGGTTCCAATTTCACAGCTTTTGAGTGATAACACATACACTTCATGTTTCGATTTTCAAAGTACGATGACCAACTGTGGGACTGGCAATGTTGAGAAATTTCAGCAAGGAGAAATACCTCAACAACATACAGATTCTGGGAAATTACAGGTGAATCAGGGTAGCATCTTCAACCAATCACTATTTGCCAATCCAATGGCTTATGAATTCAAGTGA